A single Leguminivora glycinivorella isolate SPB_JAAS2020 chromosome 25, LegGlyc_1.1, whole genome shotgun sequence DNA region contains:
- the LOC125239074 gene encoding uncharacterized protein LOC125239074 produces the protein MASCVGRTALLLILVTSVTSQFYDLFQGFKPFPTHHPSYGSYTTRKPEKTYRQTTKREETTKAYEFDLYNNPFLPQFNLDRNQNDYKRKKNTTSTYSTTVKPKKKTTTNKRAQNLQEYNNNNIYDGKINDVGDYYTQKPNYNNYYTTENPFNKGVNSYENPYNKGVRPVVTNGPPITNRPVTKRPNYVVTSKPNYGVNARPKDEDSIAFPDDDATPEIIIGPDEDYMSNVEKKRYIELAERKCDEYKALGTKAVQAIPLLPRPEPVQISVRKCAPTTVPLVVGGKVVDIQEFPHMALLGWRKIQSAGYSWKCGGSLVSDQFILTAAHCSFQDRDNTVVNGPPSAVQLGSSYLDDPGALVVKVAAVIRHPKYKLPKSYYDLALVKLVNTIKFSEVVKPACLGAAPAVGTPIIATGWGRTEYGGDQSLELRSVSLPVWDINRCQEVLGTSRKLPQGPSSESQICAGEERGGKDTCQGDSGGPAQLQEDCIWRLVGVTSLGRSCGAAETPGLYAKLQRAFIASQIFGSQKIRNYTDNNQNYGNSDNYGNNNGNYGNNNANYGNSNANYGNNNANSGSNNNNYDNNYGSNNRQDSVYNERPNNANYNNRRPGNSQDNAQRPDRNVNNYPGSQNGANNREQDYNRGRPYNQQDYNNYDTQGSNNRQTTQKPNRGIVSSEYNGDYNSQQNSQSYYTTRKPVRNNNYDNKYNSQNYGNNNRDQTNYNRNDNYGYNQPTQRTQDNYNDNRQSNVEDYTVNRPWWLT, from the exons attTATTTCAAGGATTCAAACCATTCCCAACGCATCACCCTTCATACGGATCGTACACGACACGTAAACCCGAGAAAACATACAGACAAACAACCAAGCGAGAAGAGACCACAAAAGCATACGAATTTGATCTCTACAATAACCCCTTTCTACCACAATTCAATTTAGACAGAAACCAGAAcgattataaaagaaaaaagaacACAACTAGTACTTACAGCACTACGGTAAAACCAAAAAAGAAAACTACAACCAATAAAAGGGCACAGAATCTACAAGaatataacaataataatatttatgacgGGAAAATAAACGATGTAGGTGACTATTACACACAAAAACcgaattataacaattattacaCGACAGAGAACCCGTTTAACAAAGGGGTTAACAGTTACGAAAACCCGTATAACAAAGGGGTTAGACCTGTGGTTACTAATGGGCCTCCTATAACGAATAGGCCGGTGACCAAAAGGCCTAACTATGTGGTTACCTCGAAGCCTAACTATGGGGTTAACGCGAGGCCAAAAGACGAAGATTCTATAGCGTTTCCTGATGATGACGCTACACCGGAGATTATTATTGGACCTGATGAGGACTATATGAGTAATGTGGAGAAGAAGAGGTACATAGAACTGGCGGAACGAA AATGCGACGAGTACAAAGCACTCGGCACGAAAGCAGTCCAAGCTATCCCTCTCCTCCCGCGTCCAGAGCCAGTTCAAATCAGCGTGAGGAAATGTGCACCCACCACTGTGCCTCTGGTGGTGGGGGGGAAAGTGGTGGACATACAGGAGTTTCCACATATGGCGTTACTAGGATGGAGGAAAATTCAG TCAGCTGGCTACTCGTGGAAATGCGGAGGCTCCCTCGTCAGTGACCAGTTTATCCTGACTGCAGCCCACTGCTCGTTCCAGGATCGGGACAACACCGTTGTGAA TGGACCTCCCAGCGCGGTGCAACTCGGCTCGTCATACCTGGACGACCCTGGAGCGCTAGTCGTCAAGGTCGCAGCCGTCATCAGACACCCGAAGTACAAGCTACCTAAGTCTTACTACGACTTGGCGCTTGTCAAACTTGTCAACACTATCAA ATTCTCCGAGGTGGTGAAGCCAGCGTGCCTGGGTGCCGCCCCAGCGGTGGGCACGCCTATCATCGCTACTGGTTGGGGCCGCACTGAATATG GAGGCGACCAATCCCTGGAGCTCCGTAGCGTCTCCCTCCCAGTTTGGGATATCAACCGATGCCAAGAGGTCCTCGGCACCTCAAGAAAGCTGCCTCAAGGACCTTCGAGTGAGAGTCAGATCTGTGCGGGCGAGGAAAGGGGGGGGAAGGATACTTGTCAG GGTGACTCCGGTGGCCCTGCACAACTCCAGGAAGACTGTATCTGGCGTCTCGTGGGCGTGACGTCACTAGGCAGGTCCTGTGGCGCTGCCGAAACCCCAGGCCTCTATGCCAAGCTCCAACGGGCCTTTATAGCGTCACAGATCTTCGGCTCGCAGAAAATCAGGAATTATACCGACAATAATCAGAACTACGGGAATAGTGATAATTATGGTAATAATAATGGCAATTATGGAAATAATAATGCCAATTATGGAAATAGTAATGCTAATTATGGAAATAATAATGCTAATTCTGGTAGCAACAACAATAACTATGATAATAATTATGGTAGCAATAATAGACAGGACAGTGTATATAATGAGCGGCCAAATAATGCAAATTACAATAATAGACGTCCAGGTAATAGTCAGGATAATGCACAGCGTCCAGATagaaatgtaaataattatccTGGAAGTCAAAATGGTGCCAATAATAGAGAACAGGACTATAATAGAGGTAGACCATATAATCAACAAGATTATAATAATTACGATACACAAGGCAGTAATAATAGACAAACAACACAAAAACCAAATAGAGGCATTGTTTCATCAGAATATAATGGTGATTATAACAGTCAACAAAATTCGCAAAGCTATTATACTACGCGAAAACCAGTCAGgaataataattatgacaataaatataattcacAAAATTATGGAAATAATAATCGGGATCAAACGAATTATAACAGAAATGATAATTATGGATATAATCAGCCAACACAAAGGACGCAGGATAATTATAATGACAATAGACAATCAAATGTTGAAGACTATACGGTCAATAGACCATGGTGGTTAACGTAA